The Cryptococcus decagattii chromosome 1, complete sequence genome includes a region encoding these proteins:
- a CDS encoding 26S protease regulatory subunit 8 yields MSVATQKMPKTPTSVPGGSVKTYYQNKIEAAELDITRKTQNLRRLEAQRNALNARVRLLREELQVLQEPGSYVGEVIKVMGKKKVLVKVQPEGKYVVDFSPDIPVSALTPNIRVSLRADSYLLHSILPNKIDPLVSLMMVEKVPDSTYEMVGGLDKQIKEIKEVIELPVKHPELFESLGIAQPKGVLLYGPPGTGGGKSGDSEVQRTMMELLNQLDGFEATKNIKVIMATNRIDILDSALLRPGRIDRKIEFPPPNPEARITILKIHSRKMSLQRGINFRALAEKMGNCSGAEVRGICTEAGMYALRERRQYVGQEDFEMAIAKVLKKNADNNMSVNKLFS; encoded by the exons ATGTCAGTGGCGACACAGAAGATGCCTAAAACTCCAACATCTGTCCCTGGAGGTAGCGTCAAG ACTTACTATCAGAATAAGATCGAAGCTGCTGAGCTTGACATCACTCGTAAAACACAAAACCTTCGTCGTTTGGAAGCTCAGCGTAATGCCCTTAACGCTCGAG TGAGACTACTTCGAGAAGAATTGCAGGTTTTGCAAGAGCCCGGAAGTTATGTCGGCGAGgtcatcaaggtgatgGGTAAGAAGAAGGTTTTGGTCAAGGTGCAGCCTGAAGGCAAGTACG TGGTCGACTTCTCCCCCGATATTCCCGTCTCTGCTCTTACCCCCAACATCCGAGTTTCCCTTCGAGCCGATTCTTATCTCCTCCACTCCATTCTGCCCAACAAGATCGACCCCCTCGTGTCTCTTATGATGGTTGAAAAGGTTCCTGACAGTACATATGAGATGGTTGGTGGTTTGGACAAGCAAATCAAGGAGATTAAGGAAGTTATCGAATTGCCCGTTAAGCACCCCGAACTGTTTGAGAGTTTGGGTATCGCTCAGCCGAAGGGTGTTTTGCTCTACGGTCCACCGGGAACAG GGGGTGGTAAGAGTGGAGATTCGGAAGTGCAGAGGACAATGATGGAATTGTTGAACCAGCTGGATGGATTCGAAGCCACCAAGAACATCAAG GTTATCATGGCCACAAACCGTATAGACATCCTCGATTCCGCTCTCCTGCGTCCGGGACGTATCGACCGTAAGATCGAGTTCCCTCCTCCCAACCCCGAGGCTCGAATCACCATTCTCAAGATCCACTCTAGAAAGATGTCTCTTCAACGTGGTATCAATTTTAGGGCATTGGCAGAGAAGATGGGCAACTGTTCAGGCGCTGAAGTCAGGGGTATCTGTACTGAAGCGG GAATGTACGCACTGCGAGAGAGAAGACAGTATGTGGGTCAGGAGGACTTTGAGATGGCGATAGCAAAggttttgaagaagaatgcgGATAACAACATGAGCGTAAACAAGCTCTTCAGTTAA